In Ovis aries strain OAR_USU_Benz2616 breed Rambouillet chromosome 14, ARS-UI_Ramb_v3.0, whole genome shotgun sequence, a single genomic region encodes these proteins:
- the FOSB gene encoding protein FosB isoform X2, translating to MFQAFPGDYDSGSRCSSSPSAESQYLSSVDSFGSPPTAAASQECAGLGEMPGSFVPTVTAITTSQDLQWLVQPTLISSMAQSQGQPLASQPPAVDPYDMPGTSYSTPGLSGYSSGGASGSGGPSTSGTTSGPGPSRPARARPRRPREETLTPEEEEKRRVRRERNKLAAAKCRNRRRELTDRLQAETDQLEEEKAELESEIAELQKEKERLEFVLVAHKPGCKIPYEEGPGGPGPGPLAE from the exons ATGTTTCAAGCTTTCCCCGGAGACTACGACTCCGGCTCCCGGTGCAGCTCCTCACCCTCCGCCGAGTCTCAGTATCTGTCCTCGGTGGACTCCTTCGGCAGTCCACCCACCGCCGCCGCCTCCCAG GAGTGCGCCGGTCTTGGGGAAATGCCCGGTTCCTTCGTGCCCACGGTCACCGCGATCACAACCAGCCAGGACCTCCAGTGGCTTGTGCAACCCACCCTCATCTCTTCCATGGCCCAGTCCCAGGGGCAGCCACTGGCCTCCCAGCCCCCGGCCGTTGACCCCTACGACATGCCAGGAACCAGTTACTCCACCCCGGGCCTGAGTGGCTACAGCAGTGGTGGAGCGAGTGGCAGTGGTGGGCCTTCCACCAGTGGAACCACCAGTGGACCTGGGCCTTCCCGCCCAGCTCGAGCCCGGCCTAGGAGACCCCGAGAGGAGACG CTCaccccagaggaggaggagaagagacgGGTTCGCCGAGAACGAAACAAACTGGCAGCAGCAAAGTGTAGGAACCGGCGAAGGGAGCTGACTGACCGACTCCAGGCG GAGACAGATCAGCTAGAGGAAGAAAAGGCGGAGCTGGAGTCGGAGATCGCCGAGCTCCAAAAGGAGAAGGAACGTCTGGAGTTTGTGCTGGTGGCCCACAAACCGGGCTGCAAGATCCCCTACGAAGAGGGGCCCGGGGGGCCCGGGCCGGGCCCGCTGGCGGAG TGA
- the FOSB gene encoding protein FosB isoform X1: MFQAFPGDYDSGSRCSSSPSAESQYLSSVDSFGSPPTAAASQECAGLGEMPGSFVPTVTAITTSQDLQWLVQPTLISSMAQSQGQPLASQPPAVDPYDMPGTSYSTPGLSGYSSGGASGSGGPSTSGTTSGPGPSRPARARPRRPREETLTPEEEEKRRVRRERNKLAAAKCRNRRRELTDRLQAETDQLEEEKAELESEIAELQKEKERLEFVLVAHKPGCKIPYEEGPGGPGPGPLAEVRDLPGSASTKEDGFSWLLPPPPPPPLPFQTSQDAPPNLTASLFTHSEVQVLGDPFPVVNPSYTSSFVLTCPEVSTFAGAQRTSGSDQPSDPLNSPSLLAL, encoded by the exons ATGTTTCAAGCTTTCCCCGGAGACTACGACTCCGGCTCCCGGTGCAGCTCCTCACCCTCCGCCGAGTCTCAGTATCTGTCCTCGGTGGACTCCTTCGGCAGTCCACCCACCGCCGCCGCCTCCCAG GAGTGCGCCGGTCTTGGGGAAATGCCCGGTTCCTTCGTGCCCACGGTCACCGCGATCACAACCAGCCAGGACCTCCAGTGGCTTGTGCAACCCACCCTCATCTCTTCCATGGCCCAGTCCCAGGGGCAGCCACTGGCCTCCCAGCCCCCGGCCGTTGACCCCTACGACATGCCAGGAACCAGTTACTCCACCCCGGGCCTGAGTGGCTACAGCAGTGGTGGAGCGAGTGGCAGTGGTGGGCCTTCCACCAGTGGAACCACCAGTGGACCTGGGCCTTCCCGCCCAGCTCGAGCCCGGCCTAGGAGACCCCGAGAGGAGACG CTCaccccagaggaggaggagaagagacgGGTTCGCCGAGAACGAAACAAACTGGCAGCAGCAAAGTGTAGGAACCGGCGAAGGGAGCTGACTGACCGACTCCAGGCG GAGACAGATCAGCTAGAGGAAGAAAAGGCGGAGCTGGAGTCGGAGATCGCCGAGCTCCAAAAGGAGAAGGAACGTCTGGAGTTTGTGCTGGTGGCCCACAAACCGGGCTGCAAGATCCCCTACGAAGAGGGGCCCGGGGGGCCCGGGCCGGGCCCGCTGGCGGAGGTGAGAGATTTGCCGGGGTCAGCATCCACTAAGGAAGATGGTTTCAGCTGGCTGCTGCCGCCCCCGCCACCACCGCCCCTGCCCTTCCAGACCAGCCAAGACGCACCCCCCAACCTGACAGCTTCTCTCTTTACACACAGTGAAGTTCAAGTCCTCGGCGACCCCTTCCCCGTTGTTAACCCTTCGTACACTTCCTCGTTTGTCCTCACCTGCCCGGAGGTCTCCACGTTCGCCGGCGCCCAACGCACCAGCGGCAGTGACCAGCCTTCCGACCCCCTGAACTCGCCCTCCCTTCTTGCTCTGTGA